CGAGAGCTGGATGACGACCGTGCGGTTCTGGGGCGTCACGCCCTCGTCGATGAGCTTGCGCAGCAGCAGCGGGGTGGCGACGACCAGGGCCGACGTCACGACGACGAGCGCGACGAAGATGCCGATCTCGCGGCGGTAGGGAAGGGCGTAGCCCATCACCCGCCTGGAGGTGCCCGGGGCGAGCTTGCGGTCCTTGACCGACTCGTCCTTGGTCAGCGACCGCATCGCGTGCCAGCCCTGCATGCTCATGGGGCCTCCCTCTGCGCCATCTCGTGCGGGTCCAGCTCCGCGGGCGCTCGTCTCTTCTCGTCCAGCCGCTCTCGTCTAGCCGCTCAACACCGCCGTGCGGCGGCGGATTCCCACCATCATCACCGGGGGCACCGACAGGCGCCCTGCGGGGCGGGGGGAGGCGGGCTGGACGTCAGTGGCCCCGGCTGGTCACGAGGGCGTGCATGAGGCGGCCCTGGGCCTCGCGCTCGTGCTGCAGCTGCTCATCCCGGGCGGCCGTGACCGCCCTGCGCAGCAGCGGCTTGAGCTCGCGCAACGCGGGAGCCGGTGCGGCCAGCAGCGCGGCCACGAGGTCGGCGGTCGTCGCCTCCAGCTCGTCGCGCGGCACGGCCACGGAGGCCAGACCGCTGGCGACGGCCTCGGCCGCGCCGATCGCCCGGCCGGTCGCACAGATCTCCAGGGCCTTGCTGTAGCCCACCAGGTGCACGAGGGGCGCCGTGCCGCCGAGGTCCGGCACCAGGCCCAGCGACGTCTCGCGCATCGCGAGCTGGACGTCGTCGACCACCACCCGGAGGTCGGCGGCGAGGGCGAGCTGGAAGCCCGCCCCGATGGCGTGGCCCTGCACGGCGGCGACCACGATCGCGTCGACGTCGGCCCAGGCCGAGAAGCCGCGCTGGAACGGCGCGATGACGTCGGCCATCTCCTGCGCGCCCCGGGCCGCCTGCCCCAGCATCGAGATCTCGCCGCCGACGCCCTCGGGCGTCAGCATGGCGAGGTCCAGGCCCGCCGAGAACGCAGGACCGTCGGCGCGCAGCACCACGACCCGCACCTCCGGGTCGAGTGTGTCGGCGATCTCGGCGAGGGCGAGCCAGAGGCTCGGCGTCTTGGCGTTGCGGCGGCCGGGGTTGCTCAGGCTGACGGTCAGCACCGCGCCGTCGCGGTCGACCCGCAGGTGGGGGTGCGGCCTGGTCTGCTCAGTCACGCCCGCAGGCTATCGGCCCTCTCGAGCACCAGTGCGGCCGCTGCCGCGGTGTCGCCCAGCGCGCCGGGGACCAGCGGCACGCCGGCAGCCGCGCAGCGTTCTGCCATCCGGTCGCGCAGCACTCCCTCGGCCACCATGAACGCCACGGCCACGACCGCCCGCGCCTTCCCCTGCAGCTCGTCCAGCACCTCGGGCAGGGCGCTGCCACCGTCGAGGGCGGCCACCCGCCAGGGCCCCCACCCCCCCGGCGCCCCGTGCGTGCGCAGCGTCTCCCCGATGCTCGCGACTGCGGCGCTGTCGCTGGAGCCGGCGGCATACAGCACCACGGCGGTGCCGGGGTCGGCAGCGGTGCCCGCCCTCGCGAGGAGCTCGGCGGCGGCGCGGAGCAGCAGCGGGTGCGGGCCCAGGGCCGGCGACACGGTGAACGGGCCGGCGCTCGCGTTCATCGCCGCCACGGCCTCCGGCACGTCGACCCGTGCGTGGTAGGCGGGCGTGAGGAGCACGGGCACGACCACCCCGCTGAGGGCCCGCGCAGCCGCGTCCGCGGGCGTGGGCGGGTGGTGGTCGAGGTATGCCGTGTGGACGCCCCGCCCCGGGGACGCCTCCCGGACCCGGTGGGCCAGGGCGTCGACCCCGTGACGGTGCCGTGGGTCCGGGGACCCGTGGGCCAGCAGGACGATGTCCGGTACGTCGCTCATCTCGCCGCAGGCTACGCCGGCCTGCGCGCGAGGTCGCCGAGCTGCTCACGCACCCGCACCACGTCACCGACCACGACGATGGCCGGCGCGCGCACCCCGGCCGCCTCGGCGTCGCTCGCCGCGCGCTCGAGGGTCGTGACCGTGGTGCGCTGCCCCTCGGTCCACCCCGACTCGATGAGGGCGACGGGCGTGCCCGCAGGTCGGCCCGCGGCGATGAGGCCGGCAGCGGTGCTCCTCAGCCGGCTGACGCCCATGAGCAGGACCAGCGTGGCGTCGGCGGGGGCGTCCTTTAGCGCGGTCGTCACGACGTCGGCACCCTCGTGGGCCGACGCCACGACGAACGACGCGGTGATCCCGCGGTGGGTCACCGGGATGCCGGCCGCTGCGGGCACGGAGACGGCTGACGTCACGCCCGGCACCACCTCGACCGGTATGCCGTGCTGCGCGCAGAAGAGAGCCTCCTCACCACCCCGGCCGAGGACGAAGGGGTCGCCACCCTTGAGGCGCACGACGTTCTTCCCGGCCCTCGCGTGGTGGACGAGGAGCTCGTTGATGCGGTCCTGGCCCACGGGGTGGTTGCCGGGGGTCTTGCCCACGTCGACCACCTCCACGTCGTCGGCGAGGTTCTCGAGCAGGCCCCGCGGGCCGAGGCGGTCGGTGACGACGACGTCGGCCGCGGCGAGCAGTGCCCGACCCCGCACGGTGACGAGGTCGTCGGCGCCGGGACCGCCACCGACGAGGGCGACCGAGCCGACGTGCGGCACGCCTTCCCGTGCGGCAGCGGGCCGGACCCGGCGCACCGGCAGGGTGCCGCTATCGAGCCCGGCGAGGACGGCGTCGCGCACGGCGGTCGCCCGGCGGGGGTCGCCGCCGGCCGTCACGGCCACCGTGAGGCCCTCGGCGGGCGTGCGCTCGCTGCCGCGAGCGACGGCCGGCGTCCAGGCGGACGAGGCGGCCGCTTCGTCGGCGCGCACGCACCAGATGTGCGCGGCCTCCGCGTGGGCGGCCACGGCCTGGTCGACCTCGCGGTCTCCGGTCGCGGTGTGCACCAGCCACGCCGGCTCGGGGTCGACGAGGTCGCCCACGAGGTAGTCGCGCTCGTGCCAGACCAGGCGCCCTGCGCCGGCCTCCTCGCGGAGGTCCTCGGTCACCCAGGGCGCGACGACCTCGACAGCCGCACCGGCCGCGAGCAGGCTCCTCGCCCGCCGGGTGGCCACGGGTCCCCCGCCCACGACGACGGCCCGACGACCGGTGAGGTCGAGGGAGATCGGGTACCCGGCGTCCATCAGATGCCCTCGCCGGCGCTGCGGTCGGCTGCCTCGGCCATGCCTGCCGCCAGCGTCGCGCCGTCGGCCTCGTCGATGAGGAGGAACGCGCCGGTGCGGCGCAGCTCGCGGTAGTCGTCGATGGCGACCTCATCGGCCAGCCTCAACCGAACTCGGCCGATCGCGTTGAGCGAAAGCCCATCCGGGGCGGGGCGCTGCTCCATCGACTCGATGTCGAGCTGGTCGACGACATCCTCGACGATGGCACGCACGGTGCGGGTGCCGACCCGGAGCAGCACCCGGTCCCGGCTGCGCAGCACCCGCTCGGCCAGCACGGCGACCGTCCCGCTCAGGGAGCGGGTCGTCCGGCTGGGGCGGTCCGCTGCCGTGATGGTGTCCCCTCGGGAGATGTCGATGTCGTCGGCCAGGCGCAGCACCACGCTCTGCGGCGCGAAGGCGACCTCCTCCTCGCGCACCGCGGCGTCGGGGCCGGCCCGGTCGATCCCCACCACCGTGGTGCGGCGTCCGGAGGGCAGCACGACCACCTCGTCGCCGGGGCGGACCACACCGGAGGCCAGCCGACCTGCGTAGCCGCGGTAGTCCGGGTGCTCAGGAGTACGCGGGCGCACGACGTGCTGCACGGGGAAGCGCAGCGGCTCGACGGCAGGGTTGGTCCCCACCGGCACCGACTCGAGGTGCTCGAGGAGG
This genomic interval from Knoellia sp. p5-6-4 contains the following:
- a CDS encoding enoyl-CoA hydratase/isomerase family protein, producing MTEQTRPHPHLRVDRDGAVLTVSLSNPGRRNAKTPSLWLALAEIADTLDPEVRVVVLRADGPAFSAGLDLAMLTPEGVGGEISMLGQAARGAQEMADVIAPFQRGFSAWADVDAIVVAAVQGHAIGAGFQLALAADLRVVVDDVQLAMRETSLGLVPDLGGTAPLVHLVGYSKALEICATGRAIGAAEAVASGLASVAVPRDELEATTADLVAALLAAPAPALRELKPLLRRAVTAARDEQLQHEREAQGRLMHALVTSRGH
- a CDS encoding CbiX/SirB N-terminal domain-containing protein, whose product is MSDVPDIVLLAHGSPDPRHRHGVDALAHRVREASPGRGVHTAYLDHHPPTPADAAARALSGVVVPVLLTPAYHARVDVPEAVAAMNASAGPFTVSPALGPHPLLLRAAAELLARAGTAADPGTAVVLYAAGSSDSAAVASIGETLRTHGAPGGWGPWRVAALDGGSALPEVLDELQGKARAVVAVAFMVAEGVLRDRMAERCAAAGVPLVPGALGDTAAAAALVLERADSLRA
- the cobA gene encoding uroporphyrinogen-III C-methyltransferase, which codes for MDAGYPISLDLTGRRAVVVGGGPVATRRARSLLAAGAAVEVVAPWVTEDLREEAGAGRLVWHERDYLVGDLVDPEPAWLVHTATGDREVDQAVAAHAEAAHIWCVRADEAAASSAWTPAVARGSERTPAEGLTVAVTAGGDPRRATAVRDAVLAGLDSGTLPVRRVRPAAAREGVPHVGSVALVGGGPGADDLVTVRGRALLAAADVVVTDRLGPRGLLENLADDVEVVDVGKTPGNHPVGQDRINELLVHHARAGKNVVRLKGGDPFVLGRGGEEALFCAQHGIPVEVVPGVTSAVSVPAAAGIPVTHRGITASFVVASAHEGADVVTTALKDAPADATLVLLMGVSRLRSTAAGLIAAGRPAGTPVALIESGWTEGQRTTVTTLERAASDAEAAGVRAPAIVVVGDVVRVREQLGDLARRPA
- a CDS encoding GTP-binding protein, translating into MTTTLPAPAAAAQSAAATAAGHDLLRLATAGSVDDGKSTLVGRLLYDTKSVLTDQLDAVERVSRDRGLAAADLALLTDGLRAEREQGITIDVAYRYFSTATRSYVLADTPGHVQYTRNMVTGASTAELALILVDARHGVVEQTRRHLAVTGLLGVRHVALAVNKMDLVGWDAETFGDIVGEFARLAGRFGIDDIAAVPVSALLGDNVVERSPNTPWYVGPTLLEHLESVPVGTNPAVEPLRFPVQHVVRPRTPEHPDYRGYAGRLASGVVRPGDEVVVLPSGRRTTVVGIDRAGPDAAVREEEVAFAPQSVVLRLADDIDISRGDTITAADRPSRTTRSLSGTVAVLAERVLRSRDRVLLRVGTRTVRAIVEDVVDQLDIESMEQRPAPDGLSLNAIGRVRLRLADEVAIDDYRELRRTGAFLLIDEADGATLAAGMAEAADRSAGEGI